A window of the Henckelia pumila isolate YLH828 chromosome 3, ASM3356847v2, whole genome shotgun sequence genome harbors these coding sequences:
- the LOC140889060 gene encoding oleuropein beta-glucosidase-like: MAENQSNALALIGNGDNTLSLVQRPTSESRLARLSASKITSQDFPDDFVFGAGTAALQVEGAYAEGGKSLSNWDTFALRTPSKISDGSNPSRAVDEYHRYKEDVLLLKKIGLSAFRFSISWSRVLPGGRLSTGKNMEGIKYYNDLIDFCLCQGIEPYATLLHFEVPQSLEDEYGGFLSEKIVKDFVEFAELCFFEFGDRVKHWGSLNEPFAFTTNGYVYGAFPPGHTGDSQTPPSDGTEPYIVGHNLILAHAYAVDTYRRNYQAVQGGKIGMTNVSSWYEPYDDHSDSEDWKAVLRAFDFVVGWFVEPLVTGDYPASMRKYVGDRLPKFTEAQASLVKGSYDFMGFNYYTARYIKNDPNPTTKSQYAADLHYTSSTTNSAGHTMGPAASSAAPYVIVVPYGIQKVLAFLKNKYGDPLIYITENGCPDDVRKKSVSEAIVDETRVKYIQDHLYYVKKAIDEDKVRVQGYFVWSLMDTFELAVGYTVGYGLFHVDFANGLTRYPRTSAIWLMNFFSQKLITADSKKRARDVEDAGNDGLPKKHK; the protein is encoded by the exons CGAGATTAAGTGCTAGCAAGATCACCAGCCAAGATTTTCCCGATGATTTTGTCTTTGGTGCTGGCACAGCTGCTCTTCAA gtGGAAGGAGCTTATGCTGAAGGTGGCAAGAGCTTGAGCAATTGGGATACTTTCGCACTCCGAACACCTA GTAAAATTTCGGACGGTAGCAATCCATCTCGTGCAGTTGACGAATATCATAGATACAAG GAAGATGTGTTGTTGTTGAAAAAAATAGGTCTTAGTGCCTTCAGGTTTTCGATCTCATGGTCTAGAGTGTTGCCAG GCGGAAGGCTGAGCACCGGCAAAAATATGGAAGGTATCAAATACTACAATGACTTAATTGACTTTTGCCTTTGTCAAG GCATTGAGCCTTACGCGACACTCTTGCACTTTGAAGTGCCTCAGAGTTTGGAAGATGAGTATGGTGGCTTCTTAAGCGAAAAGATTGT GAAAGATTTTGTGGAATTCGCGGAACTGTGCTTCTTTGAATTCGGTGATCGTGTGAAACATTGGGGCTCCCTAAATGAACCATTTGCGTTTACTACTAATGGTTATGTATATGGGGCATTTCCTCCGGGTCACACCGGAGATTCGCAAACACCTCCGTCTGATGGCACTGAACCATATATTGTAGGGCATAACTTGATTCTTGCTCACGCCTATGCCGTCGATACGTATAGAAGAAACTATCAGGCAGTCCAAGGGGGGAAGATAGGGATGACAAATGTGTCCTCTTGGTATGAGCCTTACGATGATCACAGTGATAGTGAAGACTGGAAAGCTGTATTAAGAGCCTTTGATTTCGTTGTGGGATG gtTTGTGGAACCACTTGTGACGGGCGATTATCCGGCAAGTATGAGAAAATACGTAGGAGATCGATTGCCAAAATTTACGGAGGCGCAAGCGAGTTTGGTAAAGGGATCATATGATTTTATGGGATTTAACTACTACACCGCTAGGTATATCAAAAACGATCCTAACCCTACTACTAAGTCACAATATGCAGCAGATCTACACTATACAAGCtcaa CTACCAATTCAGCTGGACATACGATGGGTCCAGCG GCCTCAAGCGCTGCTCCTTATGTAATCGTCGTGCCTTATGGCATTCAAAAGGTTTTGGCTTTCCTCAAGAACAAATACGGAGATCCTTTAATCTACATAACAGAGAAtg GTTGCCCTGATGATGTCAGGAAGAAATCAGTTTCAGAAGCTATTGTTGATGAAACAAGGGTCAAGTATATCCAAGATCATCTCTATTACGTCAAGAAAGCCATCGATGA AGATAAGGTGAGAGTTCAGGGGTACTTCGTGTGGTCGCTCATGGACACTTTCGAATTGGCGGTCGGATACACAGTTGGATATGGTTTGTTTCATGTGGATTTCGCGAATGGTTTAACTCGATATCCCAGGACTTCTGCTATATGGCTGATGAATTTCTTTAGTCAAAAGCTTATAACTGCAGACAGCAAGAAGAGGGCTCGTGATGTTGAAGATGCTGGGAATGATGGTTTGCCAAAAAagcataaataa